From a single Piliocolobus tephrosceles isolate RC106 chromosome 21, ASM277652v3, whole genome shotgun sequence genomic region:
- the SLC5A5 gene encoding sodium/iodide cotransporter yields MKAVETGERPTFGAWDYGVFALMLLVSTGIGLWVGLARGGQRSAEDFFTGGRRLAALPVGLSLSASFMSAVQVLGVPSEAYRYGLKFLWMCLGQLLNSVLTALLFMPVFYRLGLTSTYEYLEMRFSRAVRLCGTLQYIVATTLYTGIVIYAPALILNQVTGLDIWASLLSTGIICTFYTAVGGMKAVVWTDVFQVVVMLSGFWVVLARGVMLVGGPRQVLTLAQNHSRINMMDFNPDPRSRYTFWSFIVGGTLVWLSMYGVNQAQVQRYVACRTEKQAKLALLINQVGLFLIVSSAACCGIVMFVFYIDCDPLLLGRISAPDQYMPLLVLDIFEDLPGVPGLFLACAYSGTLSTASTSINAMAAVTVEDLIKPRLQNLAPRKLVIISKGLSLIYGSACLTVAALSSLLGGGVLQGSFTVMGVISGPLLGAFILGMFLPACNTPGVLSGLGAGLALSLWVALGATLYPPSEQTMRVLPSSAARCVALSVNASGLLDTALLPANDSSRAPSSGMDASRPALADSFYAISYLYYGALGTLTTVLCGALISCLTGPTKRSTLAPGLLWWDLARQTASVAPKEEVAILDDNLVKGPEELPAGTKKPSGFLPTSEDHLFFLGQKELEGAGSWTSCSRHDGGRDQRETNL; encoded by the exons ATGAAGGCCGTGGAGACCGGGGAACGGCCCACCTTCGGAGCCTGGGACTATGGGGTCTTTGCCCTCATGCTCCTGGTGTCCACTGGCATTGGGCTATGGGTCGGGCTGGCTCGGGGCGGGCAGCGCAGCGCTGAGGACTTCTTCACCGGGGGCCGGCGCCTGGCGGCCCTGCCCGTGGGCCTGTCGTTGTCCGCCAGCTTCATGTCCGCGGTGCAGGTGCTGGGCGTGCCGTCGGAGGCCTATCGCTACGGCCTCAAGTTCCTCTGGATGTGCCTGGGCCAGCTTCTGAACTCGGTCCTCACCGCCCTGCTCTTCATGCCCGTCTTCTACCGCCTGGGCCTCACCAGCACCTACGAG TATCTGGAGATGCGCTTCAGCCGCGCGGTGCGGCTCTGCGGGACGTTACAGTACATTGTAGCCACG ACGCTGTACACTGGCATCGTGATCTACGCACCGGCCCTCATCCTGAACCAAG TGACCGGGCTGGACATCTGGGCGTCGCTCCTGTCCACCGGAATTATCTGCACCTTCTACACGGCTGTG GGCGGCATGAAGGCTGTGGTCTGGACTGATGTGTTCCAGGTCGTGGTGATGCTAAGTGGTTTCTGGGTTGTCCTGGCCCGCGGTGTCATGCTTGTGGGTGGGCCCCGCCAGGTGCTTACCCTGGCCCAGAACCACTCCCGGATCAACATGATGGA CTTTAACCCTGACCCGAGGAGCCGCTATACATTCTGGAGTTTCATCGTGGGTGGCACGTTGGTGTGGCTCTCCATGTATGGCGTGAACCAGGCGCAGGTACAGCGCTACGTGGCTTGTCGCACAGAGAAGCAGGCCAAGTT GGCCCTGCTGATCAACCAGGTGGGCCTGTTCCTGATCGTGTCCAGCGCTGCCTGCTGTGGCATCGTCATGTTTGTGTTCTACATTGACTGCGACCCTCTCCTACTGGGGCGCATCTCTGCCCCAGACCAG TACATGCCTCTGCTGGTGCTGGACATCTTCGAAGATCTGCCTGGCGTCCCTGGGCTCTTCCTGGCCTGTGCTTATAGTGGCACCCTCAG CACAGCATCCACCAGCATCAATGCCATGGCTGCAGTCACTGTAGAAGACCTCATCAAACCTCGGCTGCAGAACCTGGCACCCAGGAAACTCGTGATTATCTCCAAGGGGCTCT CACTCATCTACGGATCGGCCTGTCTCACTGTGGCAGCTCTGTCCTCGCTGCTTGGAGGAGGTGTCCTCCAG GGCTCCTTCACAGTCATGGGAGTCATCAGCGGCCCCCTCCTTGGAGCCTTCATCTTGGGAATGTTTCTGCCAGCCTGCAACACTCCG GGAGTCCTCTCGGGACTGGGCGCGGGCTTGGCGCTGTCGTTGTGGGTGGCCTTGGGCGCCACGCTGTACCCACCCAGCGAGCAGACCATGAGGGTCCTGCCGTCGTCGGCTGCCCGCTGCGTGGCTCTCTCAGTCAATGCCTCTGGCCTGCTGGACACGGCTCTCCTCCCTGCTAACGACTCCAGCAGGGCCCCCAG CTCAGGAATGGATGCCAGCCGACCCGCCTTAGCTGACAGCTTCTATGCCATTTCCTATCTCTATTATGGTGCCCTGGGCACGCTGACCACTGTGCTGTGCGGAGCCCTCATCAGCTGCCTGACAG GCCCCACCAAACGCAGTACCCTGGCCCCGGGATTGTTGTGGTGGGACCTCGCACGGCAGACAGCATCAGTGGCCCCCAAGGAAGAAGTGGCCATCCTGGATGACAACTTGGTCAAG GGTCCTGAAGAACTCCCCGCTGGAACCAAGAAGCCGTCTGGCTTCCTGCCCACCAGTGAGGACCATCTGTTTTTCCTGGGGCAGAAGGAGCTGGAGGGGGCTGGCTCCTGGACCTCCTGCAGCAGACATGATGGTGGTAGAGACCAGCGGGAGACAAACCTCTGA